The DNA window AAATGCACACCCAGCATGCCCAGCTTCAAACAGTACCACCCCGTCAGCCATGCCATGAAACCACAAAACTGGTGTCTGCAAATTTTGAAGATTCAGTATGAAGACAAACAAATCAACCCATTTGCAGGAGGATGTGATCACCAAATGCTCGTTGCAAATATATCTGCAGCTCTGTTACCTTTCTAGCTTCAGATGGTATACTCTCAGCAAATGTTTTGCTTAGAGGAAGTGATCCACTGAACACAACACAGCCACCTAAAGTCATTGGGTAGAGTAGAACACTTGCTATGGCTAGAGCACCTGTGAAAAGGCAATTAAAATCATAGTCTTGTGAGTCCTAACTAATGCCATTACCAGAAGCATGCAGATTACTACCTCCTTGGCTTAACCCACAAACGAATATATTTGAAGGACTCGTCCCAGCAGCTACTTCTCCGTCTAACATTTCGTGCACACGCTCCACAGCTTTGAGCACTTCCTTTTCATCTCTGGCAGTTCTCTAAGAAGGACAAACGAATGTTGTTACTTTTGAACCAATAAACGATGCCATGCTAGCAAGAGAAGTCAGTATTCACCAAGCACaagtattttctttttgaatgaAGTTGAACAGCATTTTGGAATTTTAATAGTTAGGAGTACGAATTACAGCAGTAATAGGAACTTCCGGGATGGCGAACCAAGCCGTGATCACCTCGCCACCTACAGCAATGGTGGAAACAGACATTCAGATATGTTCCTGTTTCTCTCTGAAATTTTTTATGCGCCTTGGATTTGGAACAGATtttgtgtatatataaaagtttggTTTTGGGTACCGTAGCAAGggatggaggaggtgggcgcggTGGGGAAGGAGAAGCGGACGGAGGCGAGCTCCGGCGCGGCGAAGTATGGGGCGACCTGGGCGCGGCTCTCCTCGCCCGTCTGGCCGGAGCCGTGCAGCCACAGCACGCGCCCGtacccgcccgccgccgccatgtccatGCGGCCGGCGGGGTTCAGCGTCAGCGATCGATCGGGGCAGCGAAGGAGCTAGGCCGCGGGGGGAATCGCCTCGTGGGCAACGGAGACGCGAAACGGAGGCCGGTCAGGTCGGATCACACCTTGGGCGTGCGCTTTGCGCCGTCCGCCTCCATCCTCATCCTGCCGTGCCCGTGCCGTGTAGCGTCCGAACTGTCGCCTCCGTCCTAGGCGAGCTGCGCTGCTGCCGATGCGACGAGAGAGCGCGCGGCGTGGGTGGCCCCGCCCCCGCCTGTCGCCGTCCGCCCAGGCCTAGGCCTAGCGCTTCGTCCGCTCGTGCGGGCCTTCTACGAATTCACCAGTTTTGGGCCTGGGCCCCTTTTGCACGCAAGCGGGATGTCCTGGACCGaaagtattactccctccgtcccaaaatatggCAGTctcatatccagattcgtattTCTAAATGGGTCTCATCCCATTCTAGGTTATTACATTTTGAAACGTAAGTAGTAACAGTGTGAAAGTTTTTAGATTTTAAATTGGAAGTTTTAAAGCTACAGTTAAAAATTCCACATGATTTGAACTGAAAGTCTCGTATAGAAGTTTTATTAGAAGGAAAATAGTGTGATCAAACAACGCACGTGTACCCATCTCCTGAGAAAGAATACATTTAGGACTTTTTTGTAAGCTTAGGTTTTTAAGTTAGTTTCTTttctttatataatttataagccaataaatttaaagttctaaatttaaatttaaattcactaGCTTATAAATCACACATGCCTAAAAAAACTTCTTTTAACCTAGTTTTTAACTTAACGGTGTAAGAGTGTCTTATAGCTTTAGAAAAGGCAAACGAAAAAACTTATTTGTTTAGATTTAGATTTTTTGACGCTTATAAGTCTAAACATACGGAGCCGTAGAAACAAACGGGTTGCTCGAGGCCTTGAGTTGTGTTTTGAAGCTGCAATTCGTACTTCAGTACTTTGATGTACTTGTGTCTTGTGGTTTCTCTTCTTAGGAACTGTTGAAGAGGTTACTGCACAAGAAGATGTTCCTTGAGACTCTACGGATCAGGCCTTCTCTTCCACTCCTGTGCAAAATTTTCTCAATCCACCGCTGACAGTAATCCAATTCGTAGTATTCCAAAGAATGCCCAAGCCTGTCGTATACCTACGCACATACACGGCAACAAGTGAGAGAAACGTTTATATCGAATTCTGAAATGTTAAATCAGCAAGCTACTAGTAGCGGAGCACATAACGAACAGTTGCAAATGTGTATGATTACCTTGAACTCGCAACTCATGCCAAGTCCTCGCAGAAATTTAATTCCATCTCTGCCTTCCTTGATTGGGATTAGAGAGTCTGCTTGCCCATGGATCCACAAAACGGGTGTCTGCAAGCCACATTGTAGCTGTAGCATGATTATTTACCACTGCAGTCATGCATGAGCTGGTCATTAGCTCTAGCTCATCTTTTCCGTTAAAATACTACGAGCATTATTGGTTGCCCtaataaatcaaaattaaagccaaatttaaatttttaaactttattttaaaattattttttaacatagttttttttcagcattagcTTTTAAACCGCTAagaaacacatacatatataagctttatctataaattagttttttattcttTAATAAGTCATTTTGGCTTATTAAGCAATATGAGCAACGATGTGATCCTACCATTACCTTCTTTGCTTGTGCAGTAACTCTGACAGCAAAAGAGGAATTGAAGGGAAGGAAGCCACTGAAGACCGCACATCCGCCCAATGTTTTCGGGTGAAGCAGCACGCTTGCTATGCCCAATGCACCTAAAATGTGCAGATGTTTAGTTATCAAACCTTCTTCAGATGAACATATATTAATCGTCGTATGACAATGTTAGTTCTACCTCCTTGGCTAAGTCCAAAAACGAATACGTCTTGTGGATTCGTCCCGGCTGCGATCTCTCTGTCGATCATCGCGTGCACGCTTTGGACAGCTCTCAGTACATCCTCCTCGTCCCTTACAGATACCTGCACACATCCAGACTCAAGTGAACATCACAATTGTTCCTTTTCTGGCTTCTGCAAGCATGGCATAAACAGGGGAATTTTCGTTGTGGCAGAGATATCTAACGGAAGTGATGGGCGCGTCGTGGATGTCGAACCACGAGGGCATGAGCATGCCGCCTGAGAAGAAACGGAGATGGAGAGAGTGCATCAGTCCAGCGACGAACACATAACAAAAATTACCAAGATCCGATATAtataattatctaattattaaCTAATATACTTATTAATATGTTTATTAGTTAGAATCGAATAATCGAACGTAGAATCGCCAATGAATCAAGAGGACCAATTGATTGGTGGAGGGGTTGCGATTCACGTACGGTTGCAAGTGACCGGAGCGGTGGGCGCGGTGGGGAAGGCCCAGCGGGCGTCGGCGAAGGCGGCCGTGGTGGGGAAGCTGTCGGCGAGGAACTCGTTGGCGCGGCCGGTGTCGCCGAGGCCGTGCAGCCACACCACGAAGCGGCTGCGCGGCGCCCTGCTCGTCGCGGGCTCCATCCGACCATCCGAGATtccggaggaggagaagagcgcGAGGCGATCGGTCGATTATTGTGGCTGATGAGTTGACATCCATTCTTCCATCGGTTTCTGACTTCCCGTGGCTGTTGACTGATGATGAGACATGAGAGTGGCTTGACTTTGATGGCCTGTACAATTTCATATATCAAGCTTCCCCATCCAACTCGCAAATTGTGCCAACAAAACAACTCCTGCGGTCCTGCCTGGTTTATGTTAAGATGGAAAAGAAGAGTGAAAAGGTACAGCTGAAATTACTGAACCTCCAAAGCTggtctaagggtgtgtttgagaaggaggggattgaggagatacgtaaaacgaggtgagccattaacacatgattaattaagtattaattattttaaacttcaaaaatggattaatatgattatttaaagcaactttcatatagaattttttttgcaaaaaaatacaccgtttagtagttcgggaaacGTGCACGCGAAAAACAAAACTatgtttctctctttctcctgcgCTCGCAACGCAGCCTAAGTGATGAAAAGGAACAAAAGGGGGACTACATCTCTTTGAAATAAAACAACAACAATCTATTTGCCGAAAACTATCAACTTTATTTGTAATAACACACTCGTCCATATCCATGGACAAACGTTTGTGCTGAACTTCCATTATTCAGCTCATAAACTAAGAAGCCCGGAAGCTGGTGGAAGGCTTAGccaagtggtgaaaaaaaacatCGATCTTGCAGAGTGCACACACTTTTCATGATCCAAAGTACTAAAAGCACAAATAACTGGCCAATTCTGCTTTGTAATAGGCACAGATAATCGCTTATGGTAAACAGATGAAAACTTTTGTCTCCTCAATCAGAAAGGTCGTGTAGATGGTTGGCATTATCAGTCCCGATCAAACGATTGTACATGCACAATCACTTGCCCGATGCTTTCAAACTGGCGTCTTCCCTTCAGGATTGCCTTTGCACAATTAAGGGCACGTCGCTCACACGAAGCTCTCTTGCTGGCATCCTCAATCGACTCAAAATCCTCAACATGAGCAATTCCAACAATTCTCCTACATATGTATGGTCCAATTTAGTAAACAGAAGTCGCTTGAGGATCATGCACAAGGCATCGGAATACagataaaaaatttgaaaatagcgTTTAAATGTGATTTTAAGTTCTTTACACTCAGCTTCTCACAACATAATATCCTGAATTGCCTCAATTCAACCATTTATGACGGTTTTCAGTCATACTTTATGCTTGTCAAAGGTGGTCTTCTGGAACATCTCTTTTAGGACACCACATACTGACATACATTTATGAAAAAGAAGTGCTGCATCAAAATTGACATCGGAAACCTCTACTTTTGGCCTAAATTAGCGTGCCTTTGAGTTCCTTACAGTTAAAAAGGGCAGGTCTAGTATATCTTCATAGTCTAGACGTAAATAAGATTCAACAAA is part of the Oryza glaberrima chromosome 4, OglaRS2, whole genome shotgun sequence genome and encodes:
- the LOC127772050 gene encoding probable carboxylesterase Os04g0669600; translation: MDMAAAGGYGRVLWLHGSGQTGEESRAQVAPYFAAPELASVRFSFPTAPTSSIPCYGGEVITAWFAIPEVPITARTARDEKEVLKAVERVHEMLDGEVAAGTSPSNIFVCGLSQGGALAIASVLLYPMTLGGCVVFSGSLPLSKTFAESIPSEARKTPVLWFHGMADGVVLFEAGHAGCAFLQEIGMHCEFKAYPTLGHTLVDEELQYFRQWIKDRLSQGTGVPVPSLSDKMDLQ
- the LOC127772049 gene encoding probable inactive carboxylesterase Os04g0669700 isoform X1; the encoded protein is MEPATSRAPRSRFVVWLHGLGDTGRANEFLADSFPTTAAFADARWAFPTAPTAPVTCNRGMLMPSWFDIHDAPITSVSVRDEEDVLRAVQSVHAMIDREIAAGTNPQDVFVFGLSQGGALGIASVLLHPKTLGGCAVFSGFLPFNSSFAVRVTAQAKKLQCGLQTPVLWIHGQADSLIPIKEGRDGIKFLRGLGMSCEFKVYDRLGHSLEYYELDYCQRWIEKILHRSGREGLIRRVSRNIFLCSNLFNSS
- the LOC127772049 gene encoding probable inactive carboxylesterase Os04g0669700 isoform X2 gives rise to the protein MEPATSRAPRSRFVVWLHGLGDTGRANEFLADSFPTTAAFADARWAFPTAPTAPVTCNRGMLMPSWFDIHDAPITSVSVRDEEDVLRAVQSVHAMIDREIAAGTNPQDVFVFGLSQGGALGIASVLLHPKTLGGCAVFSGFLPFNSSFAVRVTAQAKKTPVLWIHGQADSLIPIKEGRDGIKFLRGLGMSCEFKVYDRLGHSLEYYELDYCQRWIEKILHRSGREGLIRRVSRNIFLCSNLFNSS